TGGCTGCAGACCGCCCGGACCTTGATATTGATTACACCACTGATATCCACCAATTGGGAGGCTTTGGCGCTGCCGTAAAGGCAAATCATGGCGTCGGAGTCCAGTTCGCCGGCGGCGTGAACCACCGCCTCACCCAGGGCAATGTGGTCGGGATGTCTGAGCCAGGGATGGTAGTGCAGCGGATCAAAGGCAAAAACCAATTGCGGGTTCTCTTCTTCCCAGATTGATTTCACCCGGGCGAGCAGTTTGTCCTGGTCTTTTAATTCCATATCGGGAAAGTGGAGGAACTTGATATCATCGTAACCGAGGATGCTGCTGGCGAGCTTTTGTTCCCGTTGGCGCCGGGGGGCGAGGTTTTGCATGTTTACCCCCTTTTCGCCGTCGGTGGCGTCAACTACGGTGATGGGACTGCCCAATTGATGGAGGCGGCGCAGGGTGCCGCCGGCCAGCAGTTCCACATCATCGGGATGGGCAGTGAACACCAGCACCCTTTGCCCACCCTGGAGAATGATTCTGCCCGCCTCTTGGGCATCGTTGATTTTGGGCGGCGAAAGTTTACGGGCCTGCCAGAGTACATAGGCGCCACCGGCGGCAACCAATGTGCCGGCGGCCGAAAGCAATATTTTATATTTTCTATCCATGAGCAAACCTCCTCACAACATAGTTTTTCTGTTTGCGGAGGCATTTAATCAGAATTGGTGTCACGTTTTTGTGGTTTGGCGCGTCTATTGAGGGGAAGGGGGGCTGAGTTTGGAATGGAGCCAGGTTGTCCAGAAATTTTGCCAGGGCGATGATGATGCCTATTGCATCATTTATCAGCGCTATTTTGATGATATCTATAATTATGTCTGCTA
This genomic window from Bacillota bacterium contains:
- a CDS encoding PIG-L family deacetylase translates to MDRKYKILLSAAGTLVAAGGAYVLWQARKLSPPKINDAQEAGRIILQGGQRVLVFTAHPDDVELLAGGTLRRLHQLGSPITVVDATDGEKGVNMQNLAPRRQREQKLASSILGYDDIKFLHFPDMELKDQDKLLARVKSIWEEENPQLVFAFDPLHYHPWLRHPDHIALGEAVVHAAGELDSDAMICLYGSAKASQLVDISGVINIKVRAVCSHRSQLRGGIRMTKMLVRRLARTTAFGSPFRYAEAFRSLHNIHTFVPPTAEEQAES